The Corallococcus caeni genome includes a region encoding these proteins:
- the cax gene encoding calcium/proton exchanger, which translates to MSTPASNTPPSPGMSPASPEGESKGGFNVDHLFLGLLAVFFPLAIASHFFFPGVWTFVLCAVALVPLARLMGEATEVIAHKLGSGLGGLMNASFGNAAELIIALAALRSGHADVVKASITGAILGNLLLVLGAAILAGGLKYPKQKFNMTAALSGSAIMFLALTAMSIPDLFHAARGPAAEKVLFPMSVAISVILLIVYALSLLFSLRTHSHLYAGEEDGEPEEMPVWSTKKATVLLLGATLGVVVVAEFLVHAIEDAIAAFGFTHTFVGVIIIAIIGNAAEHSTAILMALKNKMDLAFNIAFESSKQIALFVAPVLVLVSIPLGQRLTLEFSHMEVLGIAIGTGAATLIALDGESNWLEGVMLLGVYAILGVAFFFIP; encoded by the coding sequence GTGAGCACTCCCGCGTCCAACACCCCGCCTTCCCCTGGCATGTCGCCCGCGTCCCCGGAGGGCGAGTCGAAGGGCGGCTTCAACGTCGACCACCTGTTCCTGGGCCTGCTGGCGGTGTTCTTCCCGCTGGCCATCGCGTCGCACTTCTTCTTCCCGGGCGTGTGGACGTTCGTGCTCTGCGCGGTGGCGCTCGTGCCGCTGGCGCGGTTGATGGGCGAGGCCACGGAGGTGATTGCCCACAAGCTGGGCAGCGGCCTGGGCGGTTTGATGAACGCGTCGTTCGGCAACGCCGCGGAGCTCATCATCGCGCTGGCGGCGCTGCGCTCCGGCCACGCGGACGTGGTGAAGGCGTCCATCACCGGCGCCATCCTGGGCAACCTGCTGCTGGTGCTGGGCGCGGCCATCCTCGCGGGCGGCCTGAAATACCCGAAGCAGAAGTTCAACATGACGGCGGCCCTGTCCGGCTCCGCCATCATGTTCCTGGCGCTCACCGCCATGTCCATCCCGGACCTGTTCCACGCGGCGCGCGGCCCCGCGGCGGAGAAGGTCCTCTTCCCCATGTCGGTGGCCATCTCCGTCATCCTGCTCATCGTCTACGCGCTGTCGCTGCTCTTCTCCCTGCGCACGCACTCGCACCTGTACGCGGGCGAGGAGGACGGCGAGCCGGAGGAGATGCCCGTCTGGAGCACCAAGAAGGCCACCGTCCTGCTGCTGGGCGCCACGCTGGGCGTGGTGGTGGTGGCGGAGTTCCTGGTGCACGCGATTGAAGACGCCATCGCCGCGTTCGGCTTCACGCACACCTTCGTGGGCGTCATCATCATCGCCATCATCGGCAACGCGGCGGAGCACTCCACCGCCATCCTGATGGCGCTGAAGAACAAGATGGACCTGGCGTTCAACATCGCCTTCGAGTCCTCCAAGCAGATCGCCCTCTTCGTCGCGCCGGTGCTGGTGCTCGTGTCCATCCCGCTGGGCCAGCGCCTGACGCTGGAGTTCAGCCACATGGAGGTGCTGGGCATCGCCATCGGCACGGGCGCGGCGACGCTCATCGCGCTGGACGGCGAGTCCAACTGGCTGGAGGGCGTGATGCTGCTGGGCGTCTACGCCATCCTCGGCGTGGCGTTCTTCTTCATCCCGTAG
- a CDS encoding electron transfer flavoprotein subunit beta/FixA family protein, producing the protein MKILVTAKRVEDPESKIKVKPDGSDIVKEGLKYKINPFDEIGVEEGLRLAAKHTGEVVVVSIGGKEVQEQLRHALAMGANRAIWVNHTGPLDQLGIAGLLQKVAEKEKPDIVLLGKQSIDDDQNQVGQYLAEFLGWGQATFASKVESLESDQEKNKVPAVVLSADKKSVQVVREVDNGLATLEVQLPAVVTTDLRLNQPRYASLPGIMKAKSKPIEELTPAGLGVDVAPKIQVLKLASPPARKAGIKVPDVATLVEKLHNEAKVV; encoded by the coding sequence GTGAAGATTCTCGTCACCGCCAAGCGCGTGGAAGATCCCGAGTCGAAGATCAAGGTGAAGCCGGACGGCTCCGACATCGTGAAGGAGGGGCTGAAGTACAAGATCAACCCCTTCGATGAAATCGGCGTGGAAGAGGGCCTGCGCCTTGCCGCGAAGCACACCGGCGAGGTGGTGGTGGTCTCCATCGGCGGCAAGGAGGTGCAGGAGCAGCTGCGCCACGCGCTGGCCATGGGCGCCAACCGCGCCATCTGGGTGAACCACACGGGCCCGCTGGATCAGCTGGGCATCGCCGGCCTGCTCCAGAAGGTCGCGGAGAAGGAGAAGCCGGACATCGTCCTGCTGGGCAAGCAGTCCATCGACGACGACCAGAACCAGGTGGGCCAGTACCTGGCGGAGTTCCTGGGCTGGGGCCAGGCCACGTTCGCCTCCAAGGTGGAGTCGCTGGAGAGCGACCAGGAGAAGAACAAGGTCCCCGCGGTGGTGCTGTCCGCGGACAAGAAGAGCGTCCAGGTGGTGCGTGAAGTGGACAACGGGCTTGCGACCCTGGAGGTCCAGCTGCCCGCGGTCGTCACCACGGACCTGCGCCTCAACCAGCCGCGCTACGCCAGCCTCCCGGGCATCATGAAGGCCAAGAGCAAGCCCATCGAGGAGCTGACCCCGGCGGGCCTGGGCGTGGACGTGGCGCCGAAGATCCAGGTGCTCAAGCTGGCGTCGCCTCCGGCGCGCAAGGCCGGCATCAAGGTGCCGGACGTGGCCACCCTGGTGGAGAAGCTGCACAACGAGGCGAAGGTCGTCTGA
- a CDS encoding DMT family transporter codes for MEAGPVTQERSGARWRADGALLLLTVFWGLTFVVVKDALVFADPFTFITLRFVVGGAVMAAVARGRMFAPGLVPKGLLLAGVLFLCFALQTVGLQTTTPSRAAFLTGLNVLFVPLMSMVLLRRLPRVGTSVGVVLAAVGLYWLTRPTADDATPGDVGGLHLGDWLSIGCAVAYAGHILLTERFASRENTVGLVAVQLVGVAGMSALCLPFVERKLEWTQPLVVAVLTCGVLASAVAILVQTWGQARTSAVRAALIFAMEPVFASAYSVAVGREVLGLKEWLGGALIVVGVFASELGTVVWDGWRARGRTPAA; via the coding sequence ATGGAGGCCGGTCCGGTGACGCAGGAGCGCAGTGGGGCGAGGTGGCGGGCGGATGGGGCGCTGTTGCTCCTCACCGTGTTCTGGGGCCTGACGTTCGTGGTGGTGAAGGACGCGCTCGTGTTCGCGGATCCCTTCACCTTCATCACGCTGCGCTTCGTCGTGGGTGGGGCGGTGATGGCGGCCGTCGCGCGTGGGCGGATGTTCGCGCCCGGCCTCGTCCCCAAGGGGCTCTTGCTGGCGGGGGTGCTGTTCCTCTGCTTCGCGCTCCAGACGGTGGGGCTCCAGACCACCACGCCGTCGCGCGCGGCGTTCCTCACCGGGCTCAACGTCCTCTTCGTGCCGCTGATGTCCATGGTGCTGCTCAGGCGGCTGCCGCGCGTGGGCACCTCCGTGGGCGTGGTGCTGGCGGCCGTGGGCCTCTACTGGCTGACGCGGCCCACCGCGGACGACGCGACGCCGGGGGACGTGGGCGGCCTGCACCTGGGGGACTGGCTGTCCATCGGGTGCGCGGTGGCGTACGCGGGGCACATCCTGCTCACGGAGCGCTTCGCCTCCCGCGAGAACACGGTGGGCCTGGTGGCGGTGCAGTTGGTGGGCGTGGCGGGCATGTCCGCGCTGTGCCTGCCCTTCGTGGAGCGCAAGCTGGAGTGGACCCAGCCGCTGGTGGTGGCGGTGCTCACGTGCGGCGTGCTCGCGAGCGCGGTCGCCATCCTCGTCCAGACCTGGGGCCAGGCCCGCACCAGCGCGGTGCGCGCGGCGCTCATCTTCGCGATGGAGCCGGTGTTCGCCTCCGCCTACTCCGTGGCGGTGGGCCGCGAGGTGCTGGGCCTGAAGGAGTGGCTGGGCGGCGCGCTCATCGTCGTGGGCGTCTTCGCGTCGGAGCTGGGCACGGTGGTGTGGGACGGATGGCGGGCACGGGGCCGCACGCCCGCCGCCTGA
- a CDS encoding pentapeptide repeat-containing protein — protein sequence MPKAPTIEKLLQNGSAEWNKLRKSGQAPTGQTGATFTQLFSANADLSGLELVGSEWERCDLSKMNFRDTDLTNAYFHGGRLQDCDFRGANLEGCVFEKLKLLRCDFTGAKGLDDLELDDVDMDRVTGLDGEEAPPPPPPPVQGITAFTREQREKMLGQSHGGGGAMDGAGSAHPDELPPFRPQDPPGSLFFRALKHVGAPPLWVLDVPGLRPLLPQRLPPGSSLETLYREAVKTRLENKKPAADPGAVERAQKALRMGGKEANVAAVYLREVGVLPLFRFAAAKQLKGELRAEVEVDDLTGSIDPRTTGALLELRLTHEVVEHQHEVRRRLAAAQLYTSLLEAGFNPENNWEEALESADASLELANAATGEDRQALLEGFQVFAALPEEARLRRLAYLAESVSNLELLSRLPEGMEPQWLSGPEVRECHEREMTYVQSLKAQDIPAKVPALAKAELGVPEGEVPEESDDDLFVHVRCDVCGKEKLIVQSPEA from the coding sequence ATGCCGAAAGCCCCAACTATCGAGAAGCTGCTCCAGAACGGTTCCGCCGAATGGAACAAGCTGCGCAAGTCCGGCCAGGCGCCCACCGGCCAAACGGGCGCCACGTTCACGCAGCTGTTCTCCGCCAACGCGGACCTCTCCGGACTGGAGCTGGTGGGCTCCGAGTGGGAGCGCTGTGACCTGTCGAAGATGAACTTCCGGGACACGGACCTCACCAACGCCTACTTCCACGGGGGCCGCCTCCAGGACTGCGACTTCCGTGGCGCCAACCTGGAAGGCTGTGTCTTCGAGAAGCTCAAGCTGCTGCGCTGTGACTTCACCGGCGCCAAGGGTCTGGACGACCTGGAGCTGGACGACGTGGACATGGACCGCGTGACGGGCCTGGACGGCGAGGAAGCCCCGCCGCCCCCGCCCCCGCCGGTCCAGGGCATCACGGCGTTCACCCGCGAGCAGCGCGAGAAGATGCTGGGCCAGTCGCACGGCGGTGGCGGCGCGATGGACGGCGCGGGCTCCGCGCACCCGGACGAGCTGCCCCCGTTCCGGCCGCAGGATCCGCCGGGCTCGCTCTTCTTCCGGGCGCTCAAGCACGTGGGCGCGCCCCCGCTCTGGGTGCTGGACGTGCCGGGCCTGCGCCCGCTCTTGCCGCAGCGGCTGCCGCCGGGCAGTTCCCTGGAGACGCTCTACCGCGAGGCGGTGAAGACGCGGCTGGAGAACAAGAAGCCCGCGGCGGACCCGGGCGCGGTGGAGCGCGCGCAGAAGGCGCTGCGCATGGGCGGCAAGGAGGCCAACGTCGCGGCGGTGTACCTGCGCGAGGTGGGCGTGCTGCCGCTGTTCCGCTTCGCCGCGGCCAAGCAGCTCAAGGGCGAGCTGCGCGCCGAGGTGGAGGTGGACGACCTCACGGGCTCCATTGATCCGCGCACCACGGGGGCGCTCCTGGAGCTGCGCCTGACGCACGAGGTGGTGGAGCACCAGCACGAGGTGCGCCGCCGGCTGGCGGCCGCGCAGCTGTACACGTCGCTGCTGGAGGCGGGCTTCAACCCGGAGAACAACTGGGAGGAGGCGCTGGAGTCGGCGGACGCGTCGCTGGAGCTGGCGAACGCGGCCACGGGCGAGGACCGTCAGGCCCTGCTGGAGGGCTTCCAGGTGTTCGCGGCCCTGCCGGAGGAGGCGCGGCTGCGCCGCCTGGCGTACCTGGCGGAGTCCGTGTCGAACCTGGAGCTGCTCAGCCGGCTGCCGGAGGGCATGGAGCCGCAGTGGCTGTCCGGGCCGGAGGTGCGCGAGTGCCACGAGCGCGAGATGACCTACGTGCAGTCGCTCAAGGCGCAGGACATCCCGGCCAAGGTGCCGGCGCTGGCCAAGGCGGAGCTGGGCGTGCCCGAGGGCGAGGTCCCCGAGGAGAGCGACGACGACCTGTTCGTGCACGTGCGGTGCGACGTGTGCGGCAAGGAGAAGCTCATCGTCCAGTCGCCGGAGGCGTAG
- a CDS encoding cytochrome c oxidase assembly factor Coa1 family protein, translating to MPPTMPEGDYAPVPRQGWWSRNWKWAVPLGCLGMLGSCFCFAAIAVGWGYSSFKDMGAYTDAIAEAQEDPHVQQALGGTFKAGFPSNTQVSSANGHTHAEFVVPLDGPKADGTLHAVADKNGEAWTFSTLYVQVQDGQRIDLLDTGNAPSDEQEVPHELEPEAPEPPAQKKPGHDTDIEL from the coding sequence ATGCCGCCGACGATGCCCGAGGGTGACTACGCACCCGTGCCCCGCCAGGGGTGGTGGAGCCGCAACTGGAAGTGGGCGGTGCCCTTGGGCTGTCTGGGGATGCTGGGCTCGTGCTTCTGCTTCGCCGCCATCGCCGTGGGCTGGGGCTATTCGTCCTTCAAGGACATGGGCGCGTACACGGACGCCATCGCCGAGGCCCAGGAGGACCCGCACGTGCAGCAGGCCCTGGGCGGCACCTTCAAGGCGGGCTTCCCCAGCAACACCCAGGTGAGCAGCGCCAACGGCCACACCCACGCGGAGTTCGTCGTCCCGCTGGACGGCCCCAAGGCGGACGGCACCCTCCACGCCGTGGCGGACAAGAACGGCGAGGCGTGGACCTTCAGCACCCTCTACGTCCAGGTGCAGGACGGCCAGCGCATCGACCTGCTCGACACGGGCAACGCCCCCTCCGACGAGCAGGAGGTGCCCCACGAGCTGGAGCCGGAAGCGCCCGAGCCGCCGGCCCAGAAGAAGCCCGGCCACGACACCGACATCGAGCTGTAG
- a CDS encoding MOSC domain-containing protein encodes MPTPAPSLTGHLANVLLCTDAEPKRFVTREVPEVKVDFAGIEGDRHAGLTRKADVRVPWFPKGTVIRNTRQLSVVSREELVEVARALGVPHVLASWLGANLELMGVPRLTHLPPGTRLFFPEDATLVMEGENLPCVQPGRVIEAHHPDMKGLAGRFVKAAWQKRGLVGWVERPGLIRAGDEVRVMLPPPVTYSLPSAPPSEAVG; translated from the coding sequence ATGCCCACACCTGCTCCCTCGCTGACCGGACACCTGGCCAACGTGCTGCTGTGCACGGACGCTGAACCCAAGCGCTTCGTCACCCGGGAGGTGCCCGAAGTGAAGGTCGACTTCGCGGGCATCGAAGGGGACCGCCACGCGGGCCTCACGCGCAAGGCGGACGTGCGCGTGCCGTGGTTCCCCAAGGGCACCGTCATCCGCAACACCCGGCAGCTCTCCGTCGTGTCGCGCGAGGAGCTGGTGGAGGTGGCGCGCGCGCTGGGCGTGCCGCACGTGCTGGCGTCGTGGCTGGGCGCGAACCTGGAGCTCATGGGCGTGCCGCGCCTCACGCACCTGCCGCCGGGCACGCGGCTGTTCTTCCCGGAGGACGCCACGCTGGTGATGGAAGGGGAGAACCTCCCCTGCGTGCAGCCGGGCCGCGTGATTGAAGCGCATCACCCGGACATGAAGGGGCTGGCGGGCCGCTTCGTGAAGGCCGCGTGGCAGAAGCGCGGGCTGGTGGGCTGGGTGGAGCGCCCGGGCCTCATCCGCGCGGGGGATGAAGTGCGCGTGATGCTGCCTCCGCCGGTGACGTACTCGCTGCCGTCCGCGCCGCCGTCGGAGGCGGTGGGCTGA
- a CDS encoding DUF3943 domain-containing protein gives MGRGGRERGRGGDGSPWPLGGVLLVGGLLLGGPAFAQEGPCTDGPRFHADAAVRAAAPSPPADAPLNEEPVREDTSRERPHPWLALAEVTSINLVVWTWDRVLMNRDWARVTPSDWGENLTSGFEWDGDHFGTNQLAHPYHGSLYYVAARDNGIPYLGSLGFTLLGSLQWEVFAENKKPSINDIANTSLGGTIMGEAIYRLSSMVLDTEATGWERLGRELGAAALSPVRGVNRVLRGDSWRVEPTPSDWRPDTFAGWARLGYLKLGNGESLAWGKNQFFTELSLRYGDAFRGAHRRPFDAFEGRVQFTTQEAHLISYGQLMGLLVATPLAHDSRDELRLGVFQQMRYVNTAAYELGSQSVDVGLTYQHDLPGSAALRSMLLLNGALLASVSSEHAGQGGRNYDYGVGPGLQLRVTYTRDEWDFVSLEGGLSQIIVLDGSSGSHQVRTAQLRVDLPVYRRLGLGVEGNLFQRDSHFAEFPSVTKDTYQLRLFLSVH, from the coding sequence ATGGGGCGAGGCGGGCGCGAGCGGGGGCGCGGCGGAGACGGGAGCCCGTGGCCCCTGGGCGGCGTGCTGCTCGTCGGCGGACTGCTGCTGGGCGGCCCGGCCTTCGCGCAGGAGGGGCCGTGCACCGACGGGCCCCGCTTCCACGCCGACGCCGCCGTGCGTGCCGCGGCGCCCTCGCCACCGGCGGATGCCCCGCTGAACGAGGAGCCTGTCCGCGAGGACACATCCCGGGAGCGGCCCCATCCGTGGCTGGCGCTGGCGGAGGTCACCAGCATCAACCTGGTGGTGTGGACGTGGGACCGGGTGCTGATGAACAGGGACTGGGCGCGGGTGACGCCCTCCGACTGGGGGGAGAACCTGACCTCGGGCTTCGAGTGGGACGGGGACCACTTCGGCACCAACCAGCTCGCGCACCCGTATCACGGCAGCCTCTACTACGTGGCCGCGCGCGACAACGGCATCCCCTACCTGGGCTCCCTGGGCTTCACGCTGCTGGGCAGCCTGCAATGGGAGGTGTTCGCGGAGAACAAGAAGCCCTCCATCAACGACATCGCGAACACCAGCCTGGGGGGCACCATCATGGGCGAGGCCATCTACCGGCTGTCCTCCATGGTGCTGGACACGGAGGCCACGGGCTGGGAGCGCTTGGGCCGCGAGCTGGGCGCGGCCGCCCTCAGCCCCGTGCGCGGCGTCAACCGCGTGCTGCGCGGCGACAGCTGGCGCGTCGAACCCACGCCCTCGGACTGGAGGCCGGACACCTTCGCGGGCTGGGCGAGGCTGGGATACCTCAAGCTGGGCAACGGCGAGTCCCTGGCCTGGGGAAAGAACCAGTTCTTCACCGAGCTGTCCCTGCGCTACGGAGACGCCTTCCGGGGGGCCCACCGCCGGCCGTTCGACGCGTTCGAGGGGCGCGTGCAGTTCACCACCCAGGAGGCCCACCTGATCAGCTACGGACAGCTGATGGGGCTGCTCGTGGCGACCCCCCTGGCGCACGACAGTCGCGACGAGCTGCGCCTGGGCGTGTTCCAGCAGATGCGCTACGTGAACACGGCCGCCTACGAGCTGGGCAGCCAGTCCGTGGACGTGGGCCTGACGTACCAGCACGACCTCCCCGGGAGCGCGGCGCTGCGCTCAATGCTGCTGCTGAACGGCGCCCTGCTCGCCAGCGTCTCCTCCGAGCACGCCGGGCAAGGGGGCCGCAACTACGACTACGGCGTAGGCCCGGGCCTCCAGCTCCGTGTGACCTATACGCGCGACGAGTGGGACTTCGTGTCGCTGGAGGGGGGCCTGTCACAGATCATCGTGCTGGATGGCTCGAGCGGCTCGCACCAGGTGCGCACCGCCCAGCTCCGGGTGGACCTGCCCGTGTACCGCCGGCTGGGCCTGGGCGTGGAGGGCAACCTCTTCCAGCGCGACAGCCACTTCGCGGAGTTCCCGAGCGTGACGAAGGACACCTACCAGCTGCGCCTCTTCCTCTCCGTGCACTGA
- a CDS encoding MBL fold metallo-hydrolase → MSVELRRNGLHLTGTPLSLDAKRKSPLSFVSHGHSDHIARHESTIATQATLRFMAHRLGPVASALSVPFRRPFELGPLLLELLPAGHILGSAQLRVTRADGKRIVYTGDLNTAPSLTAEATEVATCDTLVIESTFGHPRYRFPPRPEVLGQVETWLRAQLHRGVTPVLLGYPLGKSQEAMKQLAGRGFMLVAHPSIFEVAELYAELGVPIENLRRYDGRVEPGEVLFFPPHLARGGALAPHWPRATAVLTGWAMDPGGARRYGADVAFPLSDHADFPSLMRYVKDTGARDVITCHGFAEELAQALRDAGTDARPLGKPQQMTLF, encoded by the coding sequence ATGAGCGTGGAGCTGAGACGAAACGGCCTGCACCTGACGGGCACGCCCCTGTCGCTGGACGCGAAGCGCAAGTCGCCGCTGTCCTTCGTCAGCCACGGGCACTCGGACCACATCGCCCGCCACGAGAGCACCATCGCCACCCAGGCCACGCTGCGCTTCATGGCGCACCGGCTGGGGCCGGTGGCCTCCGCGCTGTCCGTGCCCTTCCGCCGCCCCTTCGAATTGGGCCCGCTGCTGCTGGAGCTCTTGCCCGCGGGCCACATCCTGGGCAGCGCGCAGCTGCGCGTCACCCGCGCGGACGGCAAGCGCATCGTCTACACGGGGGACCTCAACACCGCGCCGTCGCTCACCGCGGAGGCCACGGAGGTGGCCACCTGCGACACGCTGGTCATCGAGTCCACCTTCGGGCACCCGCGCTACCGCTTCCCGCCGCGCCCGGAGGTGCTGGGACAGGTGGAGACGTGGCTGCGCGCGCAGCTCCACCGGGGCGTGACGCCGGTGCTGCTGGGCTATCCGCTGGGCAAGAGCCAGGAGGCGATGAAGCAGCTCGCCGGCCGGGGCTTCATGCTCGTGGCGCACCCGTCCATCTTCGAGGTCGCGGAGCTGTACGCGGAGCTGGGCGTCCCCATCGAGAACCTGCGCCGCTACGACGGCCGCGTGGAGCCGGGCGAGGTGCTCTTCTTCCCGCCGCACCTGGCGCGGGGCGGGGCGCTGGCGCCGCACTGGCCCCGGGCCACGGCGGTGCTCACGGGCTGGGCCATGGACCCCGGCGGCGCGCGGCGCTACGGCGCGGACGTGGCCTTCCCGCTGTCGGACCACGCGGACTTCCCGTCCCTCATGCGCTACGTGAAGGACACCGGCGCGCGGGACGTCATCACCTGCCACGGCTTCGCGGAGGAGCTGGCGCAGGCGCTGCGGGACGCGGGCACGGACGCCCGCCCGCTGGGCAAGCCACAGCAGATGACGCTGTTTTGA
- a CDS encoding electron transfer flavoprotein subunit alpha/FixB family protein — MSIVLIVAEQQPDGNLRKASLNAIAAGKQLADKSGGELHLVLLSKDPSKLAEELKGSGAKVIHTAAAPELEHYLAETYAPVVAGLAQELKATFVGAASTAQGKDLLPRVAARLKAAMATDITAINGSGADITFTRPMWAGNVFAEVKLTTPVQVLSIRATEFAPVAGAGASAEVKSFQPKLEASKTKFVSFNEVKSARPELTEASVVVSGGRGTKGDFKEVEALADLLGAAVGASRAVCDAGWVPNDLQVGQTGKVVAPKLYIAAGISGAIQHLAGMKSSKTIVAINKDPEAPIFQVADYGLVDDLFKVLPALREGIQKLK, encoded by the coding sequence ATGTCCATCGTCCTCATCGTCGCCGAGCAGCAGCCGGACGGGAACCTGCGCAAGGCCTCCCTCAACGCCATCGCCGCGGGCAAGCAGCTGGCGGACAAGTCCGGCGGCGAGCTGCACCTCGTCCTGTTGTCCAAGGACCCGTCCAAGCTGGCGGAGGAGCTCAAGGGCTCCGGCGCCAAGGTCATCCACACCGCGGCCGCTCCCGAGCTGGAGCACTACCTGGCGGAGACCTACGCCCCCGTTGTCGCGGGCCTGGCGCAGGAGCTGAAGGCCACCTTCGTGGGCGCGGCCTCCACGGCGCAGGGCAAGGACCTGCTGCCGCGCGTCGCCGCCCGGCTGAAGGCCGCCATGGCCACCGACATCACCGCCATCAACGGCAGTGGCGCGGACATCACCTTCACGCGCCCCATGTGGGCCGGCAACGTGTTCGCCGAGGTGAAGCTCACCACGCCGGTGCAGGTCCTCAGCATCCGCGCCACGGAGTTCGCGCCGGTCGCTGGCGCGGGCGCGTCCGCGGAGGTGAAGTCCTTCCAGCCCAAGCTGGAGGCCTCCAAGACGAAGTTCGTCAGCTTCAACGAGGTGAAGAGCGCCCGTCCGGAGCTCACCGAGGCCAGCGTGGTGGTGTCCGGTGGCCGCGGCACCAAGGGTGACTTCAAGGAAGTCGAGGCGCTGGCGGACCTGCTGGGCGCCGCGGTGGGCGCGTCCCGCGCGGTGTGCGACGCGGGTTGGGTTCCCAACGACCTGCAGGTCGGTCAGACGGGCAAGGTCGTCGCGCCCAAGCTGTACATCGCCGCGGGCATCAGCGGCGCCATCCAGCACCTGGCGGGCATGAAGTCCTCGAAGACCATCGTCGCCATCAACAAGGACCCGGAGGCGCCCATCTTCCAGGTGGCCGACTACGGCCTCGTGGACGACCTCTTCAAGGTCCTGCCCGCGCTGCGCGAGGGCATCCAGAAGCTGAAGTAG
- a CDS encoding GNAT family N-acetyltransferase: protein MPSGGVSTAELADLLAALPFGHRLWVRGMGRCLYPLLRSGDAVRLLRCGPERLARGDVALVRHGPRLAAQVVLSTEPWVTESLLGGTDVAGGELVGRIIALKRGRWVVRLPRPTRPALFLMQRTLSGVWTKPASRAVFRHLRDLFSGWTKPLRRHFVGPLEIRLVRPEDLDALLAFATERLVVSGTFLRRQLRDRWGLPPDRRVGAAAGAFDAQGQLLGFAWADDYHQEGLALDGFWVRSLVVSPRVRRMGVATALVRCLVEEMERQGADRLQADIDEDNTASLRTFSGLGFRPAPDALTTATNQQWDAAGGSKRLVVLVRPLPG from the coding sequence ATGCCCTCTGGTGGCGTCTCGACGGCCGAGCTCGCGGACCTGCTTGCGGCGCTGCCCTTCGGCCACCGGCTGTGGGTGCGCGGCATGGGGCGGTGTCTCTACCCGCTCTTGCGCAGCGGGGACGCGGTGCGGCTGTTGCGCTGCGGGCCGGAGCGGCTGGCGCGTGGGGACGTGGCGCTGGTGCGGCACGGGCCCCGGCTTGCCGCGCAGGTGGTGCTCTCCACCGAACCCTGGGTGACGGAGTCGCTCCTGGGCGGCACGGACGTGGCGGGCGGGGAGCTGGTGGGGCGCATCATCGCGCTCAAGCGCGGACGGTGGGTGGTGCGGCTGCCCCGGCCCACGCGGCCCGCGCTGTTCCTCATGCAGCGCACCCTGTCCGGGGTGTGGACGAAGCCCGCGTCCCGGGCGGTGTTCCGCCACCTGCGCGACCTGTTCTCCGGGTGGACGAAGCCGCTGCGCCGCCACTTCGTGGGCCCGCTGGAAATCAGGCTGGTGCGCCCGGAGGACCTGGACGCGCTGCTCGCCTTCGCCACGGAGCGGCTGGTGGTGTCCGGCACCTTCCTGCGCCGCCAGCTGCGCGACCGGTGGGGCCTGCCCCCGGACCGGCGCGTGGGGGCGGCGGCGGGCGCCTTCGACGCGCAGGGGCAGCTGCTGGGCTTCGCCTGGGCGGACGACTACCACCAGGAGGGGCTGGCCCTGGACGGCTTCTGGGTCCGCTCGCTGGTGGTGTCCCCCCGGGTGCGGCGCATGGGCGTGGCCACCGCCCTGGTGCGCTGCCTGGTGGAGGAGATGGAGCGGCAGGGCGCGGACCGGCTCCAAGCGGACATCGACGAGGACAACACCGCGTCCTTGAGGACCTTCTCCGGCCTGGGCTTCCGGCCCGCGCCGGACGCGCTCACCACCGCCACGAACCAGCAGTGGGACGCGGCGGGGGGCAGCAAGCGACTGGTCGTGCTGGTGCGTCCGCTTCCGGGCTGA